The Populus trichocarpa isolate Nisqually-1 chromosome 18, P.trichocarpa_v4.1, whole genome shotgun sequence genomic interval atttgaagggtaaaattaaaaattattattgttgttgttgttgttgttgttatcattaataaattttaaaaaaatactattattaatattgaagaaaaaccaaaaaaaaattaaagattaaaaaatataaaaatttgagcagaCAAGTTAAATAGACTCGAAGCTCTTTGATTCGACGTTGCAGCCAGAGCCAACACTTTtggtcttatatttttttttttatgttttttataaaaataaaaagttggccCATAGTAGGGTTGTCTTTTTACTGGGATGCATTTGGTATTAAAAGGATAGTTTGGGAGAAAATAGCCAATTCCAGTTTTGGTGGGGCTGCAGTGCCTGAGATGCGGACACCTAGCGCTGGGGCTGGGAAGCCCTAGGTGCTGAGCCAGACCCGCTCGCGACACCTGGCACTGGGGCTGCCCTACCTATGCGCTGGGTCAGACCCACGTGCATGGCTGCATGCCCTGACAAGACCCAAAGCTCATGGGTCTAGCGtcaggacccaattctcttTGGTTCTCGTCAGGACCCAAGGCTCATAGGTCTTCATGCATGACCCAGTTCTCTTGAGTCCTAATGCAGGACTCATTAGAGTTGGTTCTTGTGTGGGCAAGACCCAAAAAGAGTTTTTGGTCCGACTGCACAACAGAACCCAAAAAATTTGGGGACCCAACAACACTTGATTTAGATCCAATTCTCTTAGGCCCTGCGTGAGGACCCATTTCGATTAGGTCCTGCCTCTGCACCCAATCCTCTTAGGTTCTGCGtcaggacccaattctcttgggttcagcgtcaggacccaattctcttgggttcAGCGTCAGGACCCAAGGGTGATGGGTCATGTATTAGAATCTAAGGTTCATGGGTCCTACGTCAAGACCCAAGGTTTTTGAGTCTAaggtttctaaatattattatttgtattataaatattattatttttattataattaatattatttgtaaaacaattaataaatttgaaaaaaaaattattatcaatattgaaaaataacttagatttgatttgaatggtaaaattaaaaattatagttattattatcattaataaattttaaaaaatactattattattattgaagaaaaaaattaaaaaatataagaatttgagTAGACAGGTTAAATAGACTCGAAGCTCTTGAATCCGGCGTTACAACCACACCCAAcacttttgattttatatttttttaatatgttattataaaaataaaaagttggccTTGCGGCGTAGTGCGAGCCACCTAACTAATATTATTCTAAATTCAATCCAAACATTTACACAATTAATTGAATTCCTAaactattaatttgatgtaatgGCTCACTCTATGATATATTCCATTTACAATAAAGACCCCTCGATGTatcattgattttgaaatgttacggttaacatgttaaatgaTTGGCATGCATTCTAATtctaaatcacaaaaataattaaaatcgaTTATCATTGAAAACCTTTGctctttttatttcatgaaaagttgtttctaaaaattacttttaaatttttttatgtttgtttataattaaaaaagtttataataaaatacttttcagttaaaaaaatttaactttattaAGCATAATATACTTTctaaaagttatgaaaaatttaaaaatatcttgttatttgttaattatatcaaattttatcctcaatcttttaattactatacattttattttgaatccttttttatatattttctaatttcatctcttaaaattatttgtttttctcttatctttttttttaattgaaattcttttatctatcatatttggttctcattcttttttttttttatttgaaataatttatgaaattgatttttttcaatttcatcagctttcaatttttttatgtcaaatttggtccgaattcttttaatttctatttattttatttgaaataatttatgaaatttgactttctttttcaatttcatcctcttttaaaaaaatttatctgtcaaatttggtcttcattattttgattgctatttgttttatttgaaataatttatgaaatttgattatttttttcaatttcatcatcctttaactttttcatatattagatttgatctctattattttaataaacttgaaacaaaaattaaaacatcaataaattatttttcagtttatttttcatgacataaccaaacactaaaaaatatttttcaattcattttttataatattatcaaacattaaaagataatcaatttttttttatgaaaacactttccaaaataaaattatttttcagtaaaCAAACGGTAAGATTCCCAAGTTCTCTCGTTCTattctttagtttttagtttattacatccaataattaattaattaattattaattaccttattttcttttgtttagagAACAAATTTGCTATATGTTTGAACCTCGaatattaagaacaaaaaaattaaataacttgcGGATTACTAGTACTGTTTTGACCACTGTTTTTGGATGACATTTCAGGGATGGATTTTGTGATTTACACATGTTTTTCAttgctaaaaaacaaataaatgaaactTGTGGGGGGTGATTGATTCACATCAAAGTCTTTATATGAAATCGAAATACTCAACAAATATTggggccaaattaaaatttacccttctttttatttattcaaaggATTATGGAAGGCTTTCAGAAAATccattgaaaagaaagaaagaaaatgggaAGCAGAGCTGTTTTGCTACTCAAAGGACCATCACCACCAAAGCATAGCATCCTCTTCCTtctaaaccacaaaaaaatcaGCCCCGCTCCTTCAATACGAAGATTCACAACAAAAGCAACAGCCAATGGGTCCTCTCTTGAACCACCAGATGTCGCTCGCTTGGCTGAAACTGCTAGAATTTCACTAACCCCACAGCaggtttttctcttctttatctcTACAATACGACTCAAAACTTACTCTCCTGTTCACTTAATGTAGTgggtttttcttattcttttcaaatttcaggTTGAAGAATTCGGTCCTAAAATCCGACAAGTGATTGATTGGCATGCTCTTCtctgtctctttctttttccagtGATATGTTCGTGTTTTGAGACCCTTTatgtttggttgtttatttcaGGTTTGGACAAATTCAAGCTGTTGACCTTGACAGTGTGGAACCCTCAATCAGAGCAGGTGCTTTACAATCCTTGTATGCTGTCAAAACCGTTTTATGTATTTGCATAAACAATAAAGTGGTTATAGAAAATGTAAGATGTAATTCTTAAGGGATTTGAATGAAGGGAAACGTGAGATTATTGAAACTGGACATGGTAGTTGTTTTTTCGAGCATTTGGTGAGGGCTATTTTGTGACGATTTTTTTGGCGAAAATCCTCATCACATTTTGAGCAAATGTGATGGTAATTTATAATCCAAATTGAGTTTTATCATTCACTTGTGCCGGCTTCTTTCGCCTAAAGAATTGGCACATCATATTTCTATTTGATATGATGAAGAAATTCAAACTCCCTTCGTTTAACTTTGTGGTAGAAAGCCCTTGATCATGCTTCTTCTCATTTAGACTGACAACCACATATTTACAAAGTGAATCTTTTTTGTATGAAGTTCTCATTCATTAAATAGAAGGGAGGGGATGTGTTTGCCTGCTGTAGCATTCCTTGCCTTCTAGCACACATTAGCTGATTCAAATTTGACTGTCTAATTTTCAACTTACAGACACTGAAGGTGACAACTTGCGTCATGATAATCCTGAAACGTTTGAGAACAGGTTATTGATGTGTTTTTCTCTCATCGTTTCGTATAATTTTGTGTCATGATAAACTCTATTATAACACCGCTGATGTGCGTTTGAATGTCCATCCAACAGGGAAGCTATCATTGCTGCTGTACCAAACTACGAGGATCCTTACGTCAAAGTTCCCAAGGTTTTGAACAAGGAGTGAGACTATTTAGGTAAGTTGTTTTCCTTGAATGCACCATTAACAACAATGGGTTGTTTCTTTGCATGGTCCTTTAGCCATATAAGCAGAAAGAAATCTCATAAAAGTTGCTGCTTTTTTACCAATTGCCcttatttgttgtttatatcaCAACAAATAAGGGCAATTAGACCTTTCTTACAAGCTATTCCTATGAAGTCTCGCATATGATTTTGGGATTCTAGGACTCAACCTTTATTTTATAATCACATTCCACCAACAAACCCCTTTCTCTCGAGATACAACTTAGAAGGGGAATATGTTTTTCAAGTATAATTAGTATTCTTAGGATATCAACCAAGGCTCgtgaatgattttaatttattgtgatgATATTTACAATGAATATTGCATAATTACTGTGGGTTTTTTAATCCCGTGTCACAGAACTAAGGAGAGATTATGGTGCGACCTTGCAAATGGGGGGAACGTTTGGCAGCGTTGGTGTGAAGCACTCTCCTTCTAGTCACATAATCTTTTGTCCAAGGAACCAGAATAACGTCCAATCTTGTTTCTAGATTGAGTAGAAAAGGgacatatatttctttctttatgcaGACTTTGTGATGGGTAACTGTTAAGATTTTCTCTGGAATAAATCTCTCTGAAtaatctccttcttcttcctcaatcGTCGGAGAATGTGGCCCTGTGTTATCGTGCGCCATTTTTTCcctaacattttcaaaaaacagacaagttttaaatcttaatgCAGACATGCATATCTCGTAGAAGGAATTGAACCCGATTCTGCCAAAACCCCCGAGCAAGAATGatacaacaaagaaagaagcttttCAT includes:
- the LOC18107597 gene encoding glutamyl-tRNA(Gln) amidotransferase subunit C, chloroplastic/mitochondrial-like isoform X1; protein product: MGSRAVLLLKGPSPPKHSILFLLNHKKISPAPSIRRFTTKATANGSSLEPPDVARLAETARISLTPQQVEEFGPKIRQVIDWFGQIQAVDLDSVEPSIRADTEGDNLRHDNPETFENREAIIAAVPNYEDPYVKVPKVLNKE
- the LOC18107597 gene encoding glutamyl-tRNA(Gln) amidotransferase subunit C, chloroplastic/mitochondrial-like isoform X2; translated protein: MGSRAVLLLKGPSPPKHSILFLLNHKKISPAPSIRRFTTKATANGSSLEPPDVARLAETARISLTPQQVEEFGPKIRQVIDWFGQIQAVDLDSVEPSIRAGKLSLLLYQTTRILTSKFPRF